A genome region from Patescibacteria group bacterium includes the following:
- the dnaG gene encoding DNA primase, with product MEDTIKEVKSRIDIVNLINEYVPLTKGGKNYKGLCPFHDEKTPSFMVSPELQIFKCFGCDKGGDAIKFIQEMEGLDFRQSLEFLAKKAGIELKKSNFTRSPEEIKAKKILEINQITAEYFHYILKNHKFGKKALAYLKNRGIKSDTISLYKLGYAPNSWNSLFNFLLKKKYDITLIAASGLVAPKEKTSGFYDRFRGRIIIPLRNERGEVVGFSGRSLDKTEPKYLNGPETLVFKKERFLFNLDLARSAIKKKKEAILVEGYFDVITPMQEGFKNIVASLGTSLTAGQLGLIKRFADTLLIFYDTDNAGVEATKRALNLASDIGLDVKVGILPDDVKDPDEAVRADKKVFEDAVKNAVSIYDFYFNYAKKKHNVQNSLEKKKAADFLLPIVSEIPHTIQKAHYIKELATLLDVTEETVAESLAKYENKKSSVKNGFVEKAGVSSNFSPQEYMLALILKAPKDIAQKTLYKLSFDDFTNEIVNSVFVKLKDYLLNKERFLLKNFCLKLDSEENKLVEKLHLMELPIADSLEEDELVLDKEIKKIFDIINKETLRRKLREVSRKMKSAESAGDKNQIKELQKEFLSLSGKATK from the coding sequence ATGGAAGATACTATAAAAGAGGTTAAATCCCGTATTGATATTGTAAATCTAATAAACGAATATGTTCCTTTAACAAAAGGCGGTAAAAATTATAAAGGTTTATGCCCCTTTCACGACGAAAAAACCCCTTCCTTTATGGTTTCTCCCGAACTTCAAATTTTTAAATGCTTTGGTTGCGATAAAGGCGGAGACGCTATAAAATTTATTCAAGAAATGGAAGGGCTGGATTTTAGGCAATCTCTTGAATTTCTTGCCAAAAAAGCGGGCATTGAACTGAAAAAAAGTAATTTTACCCGTTCCCCCGAAGAAATAAAAGCCAAAAAGATTTTAGAAATAAACCAAATTACCGCGGAGTATTTTCACTATATCCTAAAAAACCATAAATTTGGAAAAAAGGCTTTAGCATACCTAAAAAATAGAGGCATAAAAAGCGATACCATCTCCCTTTATAAACTAGGTTACGCGCCCAATTCCTGGAATAGCCTTTTTAATTTTCTGCTCAAAAAAAAATATGATATAACCCTCATCGCCGCATCCGGACTGGTTGCGCCTAAAGAAAAAACTAGCGGGTTCTACGACCGTTTTAGAGGACGCATTATCATTCCGTTAAGAAATGAACGAGGTGAAGTGGTGGGGTTTTCTGGCAGAAGTTTAGACAAAACCGAGCCAAAGTATTTGAATGGTCCTGAAACCCTAGTTTTCAAAAAGGAGAGGTTTCTGTTTAATTTGGATTTGGCAAGGTCTGCGATTAAAAAAAAGAAAGAAGCCATTTTGGTGGAAGGGTATTTTGATGTAATAACCCCTATGCAGGAAGGGTTTAAGAATATAGTGGCTTCTCTTGGCACGAGCTTAACGGCGGGACAGTTGGGTTTAATAAAAAGGTTTGCGGATACTTTGCTTATTTTTTACGATACGGATAACGCTGGTGTGGAGGCAACCAAACGCGCTTTAAATTTGGCTTCCGATATTGGGCTTGATGTAAAAGTAGGAATTTTGCCGGACGATGTTAAAGACCCGGACGAAGCCGTGCGAGCCGATAAAAAAGTTTTTGAAGACGCGGTAAAAAACGCCGTTTCCATTTACGATTTTTATTTTAATTACGCCAAGAAAAAGCATAATGTACAAAACTCTCTTGAGAAAAAGAAAGCCGCCGATTTTTTGCTCCCCATTGTTTCGGAAATACCCCATACCATCCAAAAAGCGCACTACATTAAGGAACTTGCGACTCTTTTGGATGTTACCGAGGAAACGGTTGCGGAGTCTCTTGCGAAGTATGAGAATAAAAAATCGTCCGTAAAAAACGGTTTTGTGGAAAAAGCGGGCGTATCCTCCAATTTTTCTCCTCAAGAATATATGCTTGCTTTAATATTAAAAGCCCCTAAAGATATTGCCCAGAAAACATTGTATAAATTATCTTTTGATGATTTTACCAACGAGATTGTCAATTCGGTTTTTGTTAAATTAAAAGATTACCTGTTAAACAAGGAAAGGTTTTTACTAAAAAACTTTTGTCTTAAGCTTGATTCCGAAGAAAACAAACTGGTGGAGAAATTACATTTAATGGAACTGCCTATTGCGGATTCTTTGGAGGAAGACGAGTTGGTTTTAGATAAGGAAATAAAAAAAATATTTGATATAATAAACAAAGAGACTTTGCGCAGAAAACTGCGCGAAGTAAGCCGCAAGATGAAATCCGCGGAAAGCGCGGGGGATAAGAACCAAATTAAAGAATTGCAAAAAGAATTTTTAAGCCTGTCCGGAAAGGCAACTAAATGA